Within Lolium rigidum isolate FL_2022 chromosome 5, APGP_CSIRO_Lrig_0.1, whole genome shotgun sequence, the genomic segment ctccaccacaccatagatcggggcccttggaacatctccaccgaaggatttggtccctctccaaCTAGTTTGGGAATTTTTGGAGTTCTTGGTTTTCAAGCCCTCTAcctcgtgttcttcttgctcccttgatcaagaaggacaatgtcttcgggtaatgtacTCTCCTTTCCTCCCTAATCTCTAGTCCTCCTCACACATTGCAACTTCTTGCCAAAATTTGAGGAAatcttagagttagggttagggtttgcaagtcctcatgcctttagagtgtctctcaACACAAAGCacatactccactctattgctatagcatGTACTCAAGTTTTtcgagtttttgcatgaatttgtggtagaaaatctgggcaaacATCACAAATCCTCACCACCCGGTtcacagcccggtcaaccggccattcaaccggccggtccgcgcgcggcccggtcaaccggattgtcGACCGGCTCGCCGGTCTgaagtccggtcggaccggcctgtgcgccggcctgcccagtttttcgcacaatctcatcaatacacttggatatatgctatgctttctgGTTTCTCCCtcattgatgacatgtacacttacctcaTTGCTCTCCTCGCCCTATATTGCTTATTCACAGGAGACTGGAGCGGTGAGGACCGTGACACCACTGCcaagagagggaggcatgcaGGACACCCACCACGCCGTACTAGTGGTCGTGCCTCTCAGCTCACTGGTGGCAGCTCAGCTAGGGGCCGCACCAAGACATCTGCCAATAAGAGGAAAGATAAACATGCAGCACAAGATGGTGATGAGGTATTGCcagagttccatgttggtgatgtacatattggtgcatggagaagactcagggagtccaacccctatcgctttgaggaacccacttacacagggggagatcagcttttctggaccaagacacagaAAGTCATGTGGGATGAATACTATGACTCCCACGAGCACATGAAGAAAggcaccattgttatgcccaaggccatcaaagatgtcattggaatgtatgaagccaccaagtttcgctttgtggttgcgaccTTGAGGAGGATGGGGTTGTATGATCTTATGTGCTTGACACCTCTCGATGGGTGCTATTGTCCATCCTTGGTGAGACAGTTTCACTGCAcagtcttcttccatgatgatgcagcccggactatgacttggatgacgggcaaacagaaatacacttgcacctatcttgatttctgtgaagcTTTGGGGTTTGGTGGAGGGAGTGCTTCTGGTTTCAAGATCTATTCTCAGCGAAGTTCAACGAGAGGGGACATTGCTTTTTGCTATCCTCCGGAACCCACCCCTGGACCTCCTACCATCTCGggcatgtactactcctaccttgtacttgccaagctattccgtgagaccctcatcagcaagtccggcgatacaagtgaatgccgtgcATATCATCCGAACTTGATGTACCTCTTGTCACCACTGAGCACCGAAAacttattgatggctgtgatctcatctactgtgagttacggcgctgtgttcgcgagcggttgactcctaatcttgcccagtacgttcagctgctcatcaaccATGTTGTGCCCGCACCTCTCAGTACTCAAGGTGAGCGGGTCAGGATGGATGCTTTCAAGGTACCCGCCCAAGGTGATAGACAAGATGTTCCTgagatgatgccttctgagcgccggtccaaagcaagccatgaccatgctagctccagctcctCTAGGCGCCCACAGCGTGGTGTCTCTCGGTTCTTTTCTAGcttatggcagatgtgcaaaaataccaatgatgttgcacatcaaagtctttctttgaaccaagagacaaggaggcgccaaaatgagttcatggctactAGGAATGTGCCTGTCCCTCCTCCACGGCCCGAGTTGGAGCACGTCCACGCACCAAGCCGGGAGATGCCTCTCCTttctgatgagatgttccagaactttgatccttcCTTGTACTTTGGTGCTCCTCCTCCTAGACCTGCTCGTGCACCTCATGCTGatactgaagatgaagaggatgaaggtgatgaggatgacaatggcgaggatgaggatgaagaggatgacgatgaggatggtgatggcagctctccatccgcggggcacgagttctattgatgggacgctagcatctcttctctttttcttcgcctttttggtgttccgatgccaaagggggagaagtgagtAGAGCCTAGAATTACGGGGTTCTTTGAtggtcacaagccatgggagttgctttatttggattttatatggcttgtgcgtatttgctttgatttctcaagaaccatttgctactttggataattcatgtatggatatgtatggacgactattatgtgtgctaccctatgttaggataatcatgctttatggataatcatgctttatgcttacataccttgatatacttgtccataccatgcttgtttcctaaagatattgggggagcttctcatatctcACAAattgtgcactttgcattcaaacgcaaattctccaagtgcacacattatgggggagctgtcgtaatatcttatatggaatcaaggtttagagcttatcataatatctatatgtaacTCTAGCTCGATTTGTCATCGTATGCCAAAAAGGGAAGATTGTAAggatattttacccttatccattattttggtatctatgacaccgtgctagagtatttggactaatacatgtctacaagatgactttcgggtattagccaaagaggtatgatggtgtagcaatggaacaaaaaggcaacgggagaccccccaattcgacgaaaaatcgGCAAGTTCTTCGGGGCACTGGCCGGTCacggatccggtcggaccggcccagcaccggacagcccggtcaccgaGCCAGGACCCGaggccggtgccatccgggcaggttCCGGTAAAGAAGGCGAGCCCTCCGGTCGCCGTCCGGTCGCCGGCCGGTTTcggaccggctgctccggtccacggcccggtccgaccgggcaccGGACCGAGCGGCCCGGTCGGCAGCCGGACTTGCGCTGTGCCATCCGGGGGCAATCCGAGTAAGCTCGGAcgcctgcccggtcaagacccggtcccagctccggttggaaaccggccggcccggtatgtggcccggtccggccgggctgTGGACCCGGCCTGTCCgcgccaaatccggtcggccgggtttctcgacgaatctggcgatgtggcaagtgaccaacggccgtatttcgaagaacactataaataggccttctcctacctacgaacaggTTAGGCAATATACTACaaggctgttcttgagctctctctctcttactccattgctagaaacaccaaaagcctcgagatctctctcctcctccacccaaactcaaatccctccggggaatcattagaggaggacccgatctaccgttctaccaagccaaatctcattcccccttgtattcattgagaagcttgcttcctagggttccttggaaaccctaggtgggcaagaaggagtccggaagcatccgggctgtggatttgctccgggcaagattgtgaaggtttggaggctacctcaaagtctaccacaagtgagtgagctattccttcgtgggataggctccggagaatagggtgagccttcgtggcgtggggaatccttcgtgggacctccacccctccaagcgtgacgtaccttgttgcaaagcaagggaacacgggaatacatcctcgtctccgcgtgctatcggttatctctaaccgaactccttacttgtgatttaaactgcatgagagagccttcgtgctcgagatagttgtatcttcatataggttgcttcacctagtttgcattaggctcatctttatattccgcaaagcctaatattgcaaagaaagaattaaaatttgtagaaacctattcaccccccctctaggtttaccatctctatactttcaatacaaattggctaaccgggcatAGCCCGgcgaaatcggatgtaacttttcgcGTCGACAGATTTTCGTATATTAATTTTTTTCGAGTATACTATGCAAAATATATTTCCATTTACCGAAAAATACTATTATTTGCAAAATAAGTCAAAAttcttgtttgttatttttcataataactagatcacctaaccAACCTACATCTAAATGaatttaaattttgaattttctatcattttcttttgtgttttacaaAGCTATAAAAGGCGATCCGGTGTATGTTTGTGTGTATGGAGCTAAAAAAGAAATACATaaacctttagtctcggttgatgTCTCCTACCGTTTAGTCCTATACGCCTCAacccctttagtcctggttgggtccccaaccggaactaaagatcACGTTCGAACTGGGACTAAAACCATACGTCGTCCTAGCCGTTTAAAACCGGGACTAATGCTCATATTAGTCCTGATTCCTAACGTGACCGGGAGTAATACTACCAGCAGCTCCGAACGAAAgcatctttttctactagtgcaagtCTTCATTAATGATGTATGTTTTGAGATTTAAAAAGCCAAGTCACCATTTGCCTCAAACAGCAGGTTTTGAGGCGGCCTGAATTTTCGAGAAGGTGTTTGTCATGTGTGATCGTTTTCCATTGCCGCGGTTTGTAGGTGTCTGTATTGCTTTTTGCCCGATTTTGTGCTGTGCTGGTTAATAGGGCAATCTTATGTTTTTTTTTACCATCAATACCATTTATATTTATAGTAGCAAATAATAGGTGCTATAGTTAGACAAGTTGTTTTCCGCTATTAGAAAAAATATTCTAAAAATGCCGAGCAAATCTTAGAGGTCTTTAAATTGTTTAGCCTTCAAtaacataatcttgtacttttcttAACGTAGCCGAAAAGAAAACATAGATATTAGACCACATGTCACAATATCATGAATGTTCTCCCATAATTTAAATTAAGACCCAATGCAAAACGAATACCAGTACACCACACGAGTGTAAAGCAACCGAACAGACTGGTCAGTGTCGCTGGGTGCCGAAAGTACGAACCAACAATGTTGCAGGCAAGACAAAAAAAAGACTCTCAACATGATAAAAGGTGAGAACGTCCTGTGGTGAGAAGCTCTTGGGTATTTGCTTCGTTCTTTCAATGATCCCCATAGGCAAAGAACATCTCTAGTATAGCCCGTATATCTCGGAACCGAAAACGCCGAGTTCGATCTTCCGAGCCGTTGAGTTTAGATGGATTTTGTTACGGTGTAGACCAAAATCCGAACTCACGAACTGAAAAAGTGAAACTCAAACGTCGCGAGAAAATCAAACTCGCGATTGAACCCAGTTTACTCCGATCAAGCTTGATTTCTCGATAATTTACATTAATCTAGCCAAAATACACGATAGTTCGACCTATATTCGCTAATTAGAGACCTAAAACAACTAGATTAGGCCTAGATTGTCACCGGGCCGCTTCCCGTCGGCGGCGGAGTGTTTTTCCTCGCCGGAGAATCCTACGCGATGATGAGCGCTGCCACCTCgaaggccgccgcctccgccgagctCCCGCAGGCTACAGGCGGCCCGTCGGCGttgtcgtcatcgctgccgcggGGAGAAAGCGCCGGTAGCGGCGGGCTGCACCAGCCGGCGGGGGGCGCCTCGGCTTCTCCTTCTTCGGCCGCCTTCTCGCGCGCTTGCCGGCGCGCGATAGAATGTGGCCACTTCCGGCCCGCCCGCTTCCATGCGCCGTCGGAGCGCGACCGTCTCGCGCAGACCGCCTCCGCCCGTACACCCGACGGACGCCGTGGTTCCtttccgccgccgattcggcccCTTCCCCTACCTACGCGTCTTAATCACCCCATTGCGGACGGAGGGGGTGGTGGCGGAAGTGGCGGAGCGGCGTCAGAGGCCGCGAAATGGCTCGCCGGAGTGGAGGCAGGCGGCGGGAGTGAAAGCGGCGGGGGGGAGTATGGTTtagaaaccgaactcccctccgcggccccttttaatacgaggcggccacacagtttCTCGGGGGCCCGAACTCGTTATACGGACCAGCCCGCAagttcgggctccgttctggTCCATCTCCGAACCGAACCCCTATTATCGCCGGAGTTTTTCAGTTTCCCCctcttttacgggctctgctagagatgctctaaggtcagCGAGAGTTGGTTATTGGGGATAGATAGACGGCCAAAATAGCGGTAGCCACAGATACAATTCGCAAGATGTCACAAGCTCGCTATTTGATCGGAAGAGAGTTTTTACTTTCATTGAGTAGGACAATAATTGCCGCAACCAGGAGCAAAGATCCAAAATTGATCTGTTGAAGCAAGATGTGAGTCTCATACCTAAAAATTGTGATCTTCCAACATTGCCATTAACATCAGAAAGGGGATCTCGTCGATCGAAGAGCCAAAAATCGTACTATAGACGATGTCATCTTCATTCAGACGAATGCTAAAAATAGACACCAAAACCATAATAAGCTAATATAATAAAATAAAACCATTTTCATAAAAAAGAAACTTCACTTATAGATTGGGTTCCCAGCCCCTTTGATGTCGGCGAGGCTAACCAAAGAAGAGGAACCAACCTGTGGGGTGAAGACGGTGCTAGGTTCAGCAGGCGGTGCTGCAATTGACAACCTTTACTTCAGAAATTATGTACTCTCTGTTTATAAATAAATGcctgagatttatctaaatttgaatagACACTAAATAGCGTATAGATTTATTCAAGTTTAAATAAATCCTATACGTCTATAAAGGGAGTACTTTTTTTGCCTTTTGAGAAACAAGACAAATTCTTGCCCCTCTCGCTAGACAACAATTATCTCTTTTTGAGAGTGACAAAGGAAACAGAATCCTATTTGAAACCGGCCGGCCTTCACCAGAAAACTGGTACTAGGAAATCGACCCGGCCTTTTTTTTGAACTGGGTCCGACCCGACCGGCACAGCGAGATAGGAGGGCCAACCGCACGAAACCATCAACCCCTTCCCCACCAACGGaatagctcgccgccgccgcgtcgatcGCCATGGCCAGCTACGACTATGTCCCCCCCTCgccctcaccgccgccgcccgacgGCCGCACCTACCACCAGAAGCAGGCTAGAATGTCCGATCTCTTACATCAGCTACGCCGCAGGGCCAACGACGGGCCGACCGACCGCCACCGCGAGCAGCAGGTTCGCGTCTCCTGCCCCTTCCTTGATCCACTCTTAAATTGAGAATTTATTTTCCGAACACTCGTATGATTTAATCATAGGTTCATCTATTCGAATTGCACATTCATAGCCTTGGATCTGCAAGTAAAGCGACAGTTAGAATAGaaaaaaacaaacaaatgaaGCTAGCTGATAAATTGGGGAAAATTCTTAATTTTGTTCTTATGTATTGCTTCATCATAGCCCTAAACTGGGGAAATTCTTAATTTGTTCTAATTCTAATTTCTCCCTGCCGCAGCAGCAGGTGCAGGTGATTAACTCAGACCATCTCCAACTGATCTCACCCGAGGCAGACGGAACTACCAGGAGGACGCTCGTGGTTATTTGCAAGAAGCCACGTCGTCCAGAAACTCCTTATCAACGTCCCGAGCACCACGAGCGTTGGAGCAATCCCCTTCATCGACGATCTCCGGCACcgcaagaagacgacgacgatgaaggGGCCACAAAGGTTGTATGCCTGACCAAGATGCTCTCGCCAGGCGACCGCCTCCAGGACAACGGGTTCTACTGGGACTTTCAGGAGGATGTCACCGAAGAGGCACGCAAGTTCGGTCACCTGGTGAAGGTGGTGATCCCGCGGCCCAGCCGTGAGGCTGCCCCGGTGGTGGCAGGAGTCGGGAAGGTGTTTCTGGAGTACATGCACCTCGACGATGCGGCCTGGTGCAGGGGGAGGTTGGATGGGATGTGTTACAACGGAAAGGAGATCACTGCCGAGTTCTTCCCTCAGGCCAAGTTCGCTGCTGGAGACTACGTGTAGGACACTAGGACGGATGAGATGGTAGATGGATATTGCATGGCCAGAATTACATAGATTTTCTAGTAGTAGTTAATCACTTATCAGTAGTGCCATAATGCTGCATCTaccttagtactccctccgatcatgTTTAATTGCGCTACATGTGTACTCAAGTAAGCTAGTACTATTTGTGCACCACTTGCGTTGATCTTTTCTGATCGGAGGTAGTAGATGGTTAGCAATCCATAAGAGATTAACTACTGACTAGCAAGTACTCCATCTATAAATTAACCCCTTTTGTTTGATTGTAGACAAGTTTTCACATGTCATTTTAATTCTGAAGTACTCTTCAGCAAAAAGTCCTTTGGTTTCTGTAAACATGTCTGTCAATCTATGTTTCTACACTGTAGTATCTTATCCCCCTCTCCAGAAAATAGCAGAATTACATCGGTGTTTCCACAATGGATTTAAGAGGCTTCTTCATGTCCTGAACGGAAACTTAAGTTTTAATTTCCTAACAAGCTCAGTACTATTTTAACCTAGAAGTGGGTGAATCTAGAGATCACAGTGCACATTTCTTTCATCCAAATACCCATCCGTAGGAAGTAATTCATTCCGTAAACATTGCAATTAGAACTTCTGAGTTCACACAACGTATTAGCATATATATTTGACAAGTGAACAATCACATGTTCAGCTTCAGGTAAGTGACAAAAAGTGAAACTGCATAGAGGAAATTGACTTAACATCTGGATTATGCCACTGAATTACTGTGAGTTGAGTCCATAAACACAGTTGATCCTGTCATGTAAATCACCATAATTCATATATTTTACCAATTGTAACATGCTGGTCGACAGGTCCTTATTACCAGCAGCAAGGATCCATCAGAAGTACTAGTTGGATTCTGGATAGTCTGAACCTTGAAAGCACCCACCAGTTTTGGTTGGGTGAACTGTTTTAGTTAGTTGTAGAAGAATATTTTGAAATTTTGTGCAGCCATGAAATTCTCAGTTACGTAAAAACTGACCATAAAGGCACAAAATAAATACATCTTAGCTGAATAAGAAATATTATCATCCCTACTGACAGCTTGCCATTTGTATTTGTATGGAATGGATACTTTTCTTAAAGCTTGTTATGGCAAAAAATGGCACGCTCAACCTTTTCTCCTCCTTACATAGCCTCATACTTGTTTGGTGTTATAGCATAGACTATCATTCTGCTGCATCACTGTTTTCTAAACTATCAGCTGTTAagtgcaaaataaaaaaaattggctCACAAAAGTGTAAAACATGTTCTTTTCTCAGAATGGTGATTTTTATGTTGAAACGTGCTATTGCTTGGTGGACTGTACATTTTTAATGCATGA encodes:
- the LOC124657566 gene encoding uncharacterized protein LOC124657566, which codes for MASYDYVPPSPSPPPPDGRTYHQKQARMSDLLHQLRRRANDGPTDRHREQQQQVQVINSDHLQLISPEADGTTRRTLVVICKKPRRPETPYQRPEHHERWSNPLHRRSPAPQEDDDDEGATKVVCLTKMLSPGDRLQDNGFYWDFQEDVTEEARKFGHLVKVVIPRPSREAAPVVAGVGKVFLEYMHLDDAAWCRGRLDGMCYNGKEITAEFFPQAKFAAGDYVHSKRRRKISGNSRMVPKP